One window of the Archangium primigenium genome contains the following:
- a CDS encoding GGDEF domain-containing protein, protein MAQNDTVVTVISKISERPVDLDAALVVIYGLELGRKYDLRTEQTLIGRAAKAEIQVDQESISRNHACITNTSRGVFIKDLGSTNGTFVNDEPVQGEQSLRNGDLVKIGRTIFKFIAGGNIETAYHDEIYRLTTMDGLTQIYNRRYFEEALEREVSRSRRYERSLSLVMFDVDHFKLVNDRYGHLAGDHVLKQLASTLRTRIRREDVFARYGGEEFGLLLPEIDLAGAVLLADKARRLVEKQRFEFDKNVIPVTVSLGVAILESTHRDLVDLKRAADGKLYEAKSAGRNRVCS, encoded by the coding sequence ATGGCGCAGAATGACACCGTCGTCACGGTCATCTCGAAGATCTCCGAACGGCCCGTCGATTTGGACGCGGCGCTGGTGGTCATCTACGGCCTGGAGCTGGGGCGCAAATACGATCTGCGCACCGAGCAGACGCTGATCGGCCGGGCGGCCAAGGCGGAGATCCAGGTGGACCAGGAGTCCATCAGCCGCAACCACGCCTGCATCACCAACACGAGCCGGGGCGTGTTCATCAAGGATCTGGGCTCCACCAACGGCACGTTCGTCAACGACGAGCCCGTGCAGGGCGAGCAGTCCCTGCGCAACGGGGATCTGGTGAAGATCGGCCGGACGATCTTCAAGTTCATCGCGGGCGGCAACATCGAGACGGCCTACCACGATGAGATCTACCGCCTGACGACGATGGACGGGCTGACGCAGATCTACAACCGGCGCTACTTCGAGGAGGCGCTGGAGCGCGAGGTGTCACGCTCGCGGCGCTACGAGCGCAGCCTGTCGCTGGTGATGTTCGACGTGGACCACTTCAAGCTGGTGAACGACCGCTACGGGCACCTGGCGGGAGACCACGTGCTCAAGCAGCTCGCCTCCACGCTGCGCACGCGCATCCGCCGCGAGGACGTGTTCGCCCGCTACGGCGGCGAGGAGTTCGGCCTGTTGCTGCCGGAGATCGACCTGGCCGGGGCGGTGTTGCTGGCGGACAAGGCGCGGCGGCTGGTGGAGAAGCAGCGCTTCGAGTTCGACAAGAACGTGATTCCCGTCACCGTCTCCCTGGGCGTGGCGATCCTGGAGTCCACACACCGGGATCTGGTGGACCTCAAGCGCGCGGCGGACGGCAAGCTGTACGAGGCGAAGTCGGCGGGCCGCAACCGGGTCTGTTCGTGA
- a CDS encoding amidohydrolase: protein MRHSHESSCTHCSCNNPVMVALEKELFQPELLNALSKSLQPTPSAAPASLLITGGIIRPLINGSTETVEALGIHGGKVVAAGTLAAVQAALSSQGITYTTRQLSAGQTLLPGLIEPHVHIVPTAMTGGWLSLNRISGQNLMATYDTAWMTQTLQAYVAQAGPPNGNWVLAKSVDPSLMPFEGPNLVTFTNTMLDSMVSDRPLFILSASMHTAYVNTAALQLTYAQLSPQEKTTYPTFGDYETATQGQLQEEVGMAPALKALPQQQKTDMLLGMGKHLAAFFQEASSRGVTFLYDAGMTTKYKNLLQLYLAVAPKKTRIGAAQICFTQADVEAMGAYQTVTAYSDIYYGHAKLVSDGSNQGLTGYQSTPYDCQAINPQGIFNLVDPNDPDPTQVPSLYTQMVQTAVVSQGWPLMIHANGDLAVKFALQVYSAAIPKQKDPGLRHRIEHCSLLIPDQLATLRQYGISPSFLIGHVGYWGYAFSEIIFKDKAQHNLDLSRSALAAGLRISLHSDCEVSPMGPLRMMEQSITRRMEAAPVGPNGVPPALNADECLSAEQALLAVTRDAAWQCYADAWVGALDTGMFADFVILAQDPLTLSDPYLKMRDIPVVETWKDGAPTYTGGTTGT from the coding sequence ATGCGTCATTCCCACGAGTCCAGCTGTACCCACTGCTCCTGCAACAACCCCGTGATGGTCGCCCTGGAGAAGGAGTTGTTCCAGCCGGAGCTGCTGAACGCCCTGTCCAAGAGCCTGCAGCCGACCCCGTCCGCGGCCCCGGCCTCGCTGCTCATCACGGGGGGCATCATCCGTCCCCTCATCAACGGCTCGACCGAGACCGTGGAGGCGCTCGGCATTCACGGGGGCAAGGTGGTCGCCGCCGGGACCCTCGCGGCGGTCCAGGCCGCTCTGTCGAGCCAGGGCATCACCTATACCACCCGCCAGCTGAGCGCTGGGCAGACCCTGCTGCCGGGGCTCATCGAGCCGCACGTCCACATCGTCCCCACCGCGATGACGGGGGGATGGCTGTCCTTGAACCGGATCTCCGGCCAGAACCTGATGGCGACGTATGACACGGCCTGGATGACCCAGACGCTCCAGGCCTACGTCGCCCAGGCGGGCCCGCCCAATGGCAACTGGGTCCTGGCCAAGAGCGTGGATCCCTCCCTGATGCCCTTCGAGGGCCCCAACCTGGTGACCTTCACCAACACGATGCTCGACAGCATGGTGAGTGACAGGCCCCTGTTCATCCTGAGCGCGTCCATGCACACGGCCTACGTCAACACCGCCGCGCTGCAACTGACGTATGCGCAGCTCTCCCCGCAGGAGAAGACCACGTACCCCACGTTCGGGGATTACGAGACCGCCACCCAGGGCCAGCTGCAGGAAGAGGTCGGCATGGCCCCCGCCCTCAAGGCCCTTCCCCAGCAGCAGAAGACAGACATGCTGCTCGGGATGGGCAAGCACCTGGCGGCCTTCTTCCAGGAGGCCAGCTCCCGCGGAGTCACCTTCCTGTACGACGCCGGCATGACGACGAAGTACAAGAACCTCCTGCAACTCTACCTCGCGGTCGCGCCGAAGAAGACGCGCATCGGCGCGGCGCAGATCTGCTTCACCCAGGCCGACGTCGAGGCCATGGGGGCGTACCAGACGGTCACTGCCTACAGCGACATCTACTACGGCCACGCCAAGCTCGTCTCGGACGGCTCCAATCAGGGACTGACCGGCTACCAGTCCACGCCCTATGACTGCCAGGCCATCAACCCCCAGGGCATCTTCAACCTCGTGGACCCCAACGACCCCGATCCCACGCAGGTGCCGAGCCTCTATACCCAGATGGTGCAGACGGCCGTGGTCTCCCAGGGCTGGCCCCTGATGATCCACGCCAACGGGGACCTGGCCGTGAAGTTCGCCCTGCAGGTGTACAGCGCGGCCATCCCGAAGCAGAAGGACCCGGGCCTTCGCCATCGCATCGAGCACTGCTCCCTGCTCATCCCCGATCAACTGGCGACCCTGCGGCAGTACGGCATCTCGCCCAGCTTCCTCATCGGGCATGTGGGCTACTGGGGCTACGCCTTCAGCGAGATCATCTTCAAGGACAAGGCGCAGCACAACCTGGACCTCAGCCGCTCCGCGCTCGCGGCCGGACTGCGGATCTCCCTGCACAGCGATTGCGAGGTGAGCCCGATGGGGCCCCTGCGCATGATGGAGCAGTCCATCACCCGGCGCATGGAGGCCGCGCCCGTCGGGCCCAACGGCGTGCCTCCCGCGCTGAACGCCGACGAGTGCCTGAGCGCGGAGCAGGCGCTCCTGGCCGTCACCCGCGACGCGGCCTGGCAGTGCTACGCGGACGCGTGGGTGGGCGCGCTGGACACGGGCATGTTCGCCGACTTCGTCATCCTGGCGCAGGATCCGCTCACGCTGAGTGACCCCTACCTGAAGATGCGGGACATCCCCGTGGTGGAGACGTGGAAGGACGGGGCGCCCACGTACACGGGCGGGACCACGGGCACGTAG